One part of the Ursus arctos isolate Adak ecotype North America unplaced genomic scaffold, UrsArc2.0 scaffold_16, whole genome shotgun sequence genome encodes these proteins:
- the LOC125283102 gene encoding WAP four-disulfide core domain protein 6A-like — MGLLGLLPVLALFILLGGVQEPELVEGFFGNRCPRTRVPCIYREIDQCARSKPCPGKMKCCNFNCAKKCLDLKEDYEV; from the exons ATGGGGCTCTTGGGACTTCTGCCAGTCCTGGCACTCTTCATCCTCTTGGGGGGAGTCCAGGAACCTGAGCTGGTTGAGGGGTTCTTTGGCA ATAGGTGTCCCCGAACCAGAGTACCATGCATTTACAGAGAAATCGACCAGTGCGCGAGGAGCAAACCATGCCCCGGGAAGATGAAGTGTTGCAATTTTAACTGTGCAAAGAAATGTTTAGACCTCAAGGAAG ACTATGAGGTCTAA
- the WFDC2 gene encoding WAP four-disulfide core domain protein 2 — protein sequence MPACRPAPLAVALLLGLLLLGLPRVPGEDAKKPGVCPQLQADLNCTQECLSDAQCAGNLKCCQAGCATRCHLPNEKQGTCPKVSTDFPQLGLCQDQCLVDSQCPGLLKCCYNGCGKVSCVTPVF from the exons ATGCCCGCCTGCCGCCCGGCTCCTCTCGCCGTCGCCCTCCTCCTCGGCCTGCTGCTGCTCGGCCTCCCCCGGGTCCCAG GTGAAGACGCGAAGAAGCCCGGCGTGTGCCCCCAGCTGCAGGCGGATCTGAACTGTACGCAGGAGTGCCTCTCTGATGCCCAATGCGCCGGCAACCTCAAGTGCTGCCAGGCCGGCTGCGCCACCAGGTGCCACCTGCCCAACG aaaAGCAGGGTACCTGCCCCAAGGTGAGCACTGACTTCCCCCAGCTCGGCCTCTGCCAAGACCAGTGCCTGGTGGACAGCCAGTGTCCCGGCCTGTTGAAATGCTGCTACAATGGTTGCGGGAAGGTGTCCTGTGTCACTCCTGTCTTCTGA